The Leadbettera azotonutricia ZAS-9 genome has a window encoding:
- a CDS encoding SDR family NAD(P)-dependent oxidoreductase, translating into MAEKILDRFKLDGKTALVTGGGQGIGQAYCFALGEAGAKIAVVDINTTVAEETAQALTKKGIEAIAITTDVTKEDEVIKMVKTVIDKWGFLTIGVNNAGMGVWRDALTQDFAEWRKILSLNLDSIFLCSRTEAVEMAKKGYGKIVNTASMSAHISNTPQNQAAYNSSKAGVLHLTRSLAAEWAPKNIRVNSISPGYTKTALVDKLLETPEGKTMLPKWLEKVPMGRMATVEDLQGAVVYLASPASDYATGTDIIIDGGYCCW; encoded by the coding sequence ATGGCAGAAAAAATTCTTGACAGATTCAAGCTGGACGGCAAGACCGCCCTGGTTACCGGAGGAGGGCAGGGCATTGGCCAGGCCTACTGTTTCGCCCTGGGCGAAGCAGGCGCAAAGATAGCTGTGGTAGACATCAACACCACCGTTGCGGAAGAGACCGCCCAGGCCCTGACAAAAAAAGGCATAGAGGCTATTGCGATAACCACAGATGTTACAAAAGAAGACGAAGTAATAAAGATGGTTAAAACCGTCATAGACAAATGGGGCTTCCTCACCATAGGCGTCAACAACGCCGGCATGGGTGTCTGGCGCGATGCGTTAACCCAGGACTTTGCCGAATGGCGGAAGATCCTCTCCCTCAACCTCGATTCGATCTTCCTCTGCTCTCGCACCGAAGCCGTGGAAATGGCAAAGAAAGGCTATGGCAAGATCGTCAACACCGCTTCCATGTCCGCCCATATTTCCAACACCCCCCAGAACCAGGCAGCCTACAACAGCTCCAAAGCCGGTGTGCTCCATCTGACCCGCAGCCTCGCTGCCGAATGGGCGCCCAAAAATATCAGGGTAAACAGCATCTCCCCGGGTTATACAAAAACCGCCCTGGTAGACAAGCTCCTCGAAACCCCGGAAGGCAAAACCATGCTGCCCAAGTGGCTGGAAAAAGTCCCCATGGGGCGCATGGCTACCGTGGAAGATCTGCAAGGCGCCGTTGTGTATCTGGCATCGCCCGCATCGGATTATGCCACCGGCACAGATATTATCATTGACGGCGGATATTGCTGCTGGTAA
- a CDS encoding bacteriohemerythrin — protein sequence MTKNKIRGSSGLIQKYVFNELLPLEARVGNMIYLIGLGTAFTALITRMVMGAHAVLLLVVLAINLAIIGVMFLANHFKLYRVCQLILVLVLCFILFPLLFFALGGVNSAMPGYFVLSIVVIFLLTSGKNRIIFLIAHILEAIACYFLSSRPPLDAFVVPVEDSYRYLDHIQTFVVVGICIGLMIAFQNRLYNEEREKADSAKEDLFYRDKLLGVVNQVAEMLISTESEHLDKTIHSAMDVMARCVDADRMYIWKNRTIEGILSYEQQYEWLNNGVADMSLAAETGKHYTTAIPSWEGNFTEGRQVNGPISILSGDEQLGLSKFGIKSILAIPILLQEKFWGFVSFDDCRRERVFSDDDVNILRSGSLLLASAVVRNNNDTILSSRLKQQELMSDISQSFISKDPMGLLIQEALKRMGEFLKVTRVLVAVADPVTEESRPVYNWFSKDEWKPDPTQTGFNDQINTTFPKTMPEKGYVPTVYCNDTLTDSGGKFRIFNEKVGLKSFIWAPLYVDSSYWGMISIEECETARVWSDSDAQLVGTVSSAIAGAVSRDLMERARSAALDQAVQASKAKGDFLSNMSHEMRTPMNAIIGMTSIGKNASDIEKKDYAFGKIEDASTHLLGVINDILDMSKIEANKLELSPVTFEFEKMLQKVVNVINFRIDQRQQSFYVTIDKKIPNSLIGDDQRLAQVITNLLSNAVKFTPEQGTIRLNAHYAGEENGFCIVQIEVTDSGIGISPEQQERLFTSFEQAESSTTRKFGGTGLGLAISKRIVELMGGQIWIESELGQGSTFAFTIKMQKGSIEKRNFLNPGVNWSNVKILAVDDEPEILQYFADVAENFGVKCDLASGSEEALKLIDEKGCYDIYFIDWKMPGMNGMELSKKIKETSGGKSVVTMISGVEWSTIEREAKSAGVDKFIAKPLFPSAIADLVNECLGVDNAVLPSDTIEDQDGCFEGFQLLLAEDVEINREIVLTLLEPTSLSIDCAENGAIAVDLFRKNPDKYDMIFMDVQMPQMDGYEATRTIRAMDFEKAHAIPIVAMTANVFREDIEKSLAAGMNDHVGKPLDFNEVLAKLRKYLPKDRAGNSAYIKYGETGDESEEWKNGIAWSQDLATGNAEIDSQHKQIFRLTSNLAEACKSRQDPKFLKETLDFLVNYTAKHFTDEEALSSRYNYPGYRDHKKLHDDFRTTVAQLCAEYDTKGGSQELWDRVTTTIVHWVIQHIKQQDFKLAEYIREIDSLQKNS from the coding sequence ATGACGAAGAATAAGATTCGGGGGTCCTCGGGCCTCATCCAGAAGTATGTCTTCAACGAACTGCTGCCCCTGGAAGCCCGGGTAGGGAACATGATCTACCTCATCGGCCTGGGTACTGCCTTTACTGCCCTGATTACCCGCATGGTAATGGGCGCGCATGCCGTGCTTCTTTTGGTCGTGCTGGCCATCAATCTTGCCATAATCGGCGTGATGTTCCTGGCAAACCACTTCAAGCTATACCGGGTCTGCCAGCTTATATTGGTGCTCGTGCTCTGCTTTATCCTCTTTCCCTTGCTCTTTTTTGCCCTGGGAGGGGTGAACAGCGCTATGCCGGGTTACTTTGTCTTGAGCATAGTGGTGATTTTCCTCCTCACCTCGGGGAAAAACCGCATAATTTTCCTTATAGCCCATATACTGGAGGCTATTGCCTGCTATTTTCTCAGCTCCAGGCCCCCTCTCGATGCCTTCGTAGTACCGGTGGAGGATTCTTACCGCTATTTGGACCATATTCAAACCTTCGTGGTAGTGGGAATCTGCATAGGCCTGATGATTGCCTTCCAGAACAGGCTTTATAATGAGGAGCGGGAAAAGGCAGACAGCGCCAAAGAGGATCTTTTTTACCGGGATAAGCTCCTCGGGGTGGTGAATCAGGTTGCCGAGATGCTTATTTCAACTGAATCCGAGCATCTGGACAAGACCATTCATAGCGCCATGGATGTCATGGCCCGTTGTGTAGACGCAGACCGCATGTATATATGGAAGAATCGTACTATTGAGGGCATACTGAGCTATGAACAGCAGTACGAATGGCTGAACAATGGCGTAGCGGATATGAGTCTCGCTGCCGAGACCGGAAAACATTACACCACCGCCATCCCCAGCTGGGAGGGGAATTTTACCGAGGGAAGGCAGGTCAACGGCCCTATTTCGATTCTTTCCGGCGATGAACAGCTTGGCCTTTCCAAATTCGGCATAAAATCCATACTTGCCATACCCATCCTTCTTCAGGAAAAATTTTGGGGCTTTGTGAGTTTCGACGATTGCCGCCGGGAGCGGGTGTTTTCCGACGACGATGTAAACATACTCCGCTCGGGGAGTCTGCTCCTGGCGAGCGCGGTGGTAAGGAACAACAACGATACCATCCTCAGTTCCCGCCTCAAACAGCAGGAACTCATGTCCGATATCTCCCAAAGTTTTATCTCCAAAGACCCCATGGGTCTTCTTATCCAGGAAGCTTTAAAGCGCATGGGAGAATTCCTCAAGGTGACCAGGGTGCTTGTCGCAGTGGCCGACCCTGTCACAGAAGAAAGCCGCCCTGTCTACAACTGGTTCTCCAAGGATGAATGGAAGCCCGATCCTACCCAGACCGGGTTCAACGACCAAATAAACACCACATTTCCCAAAACCATGCCGGAAAAAGGCTATGTGCCTACTGTCTACTGCAATGACACCCTTACAGACAGCGGGGGCAAATTCCGCATTTTCAACGAGAAAGTGGGCCTCAAATCCTTTATCTGGGCGCCCCTCTATGTGGATTCTTCCTACTGGGGCATGATCAGCATTGAAGAGTGCGAAACTGCGCGGGTATGGTCGGACAGCGACGCCCAGCTTGTGGGTACTGTGTCCAGCGCCATTGCCGGGGCGGTTTCCCGGGACCTCATGGAAAGGGCCCGCTCGGCCGCGCTGGATCAGGCGGTACAGGCCAGCAAGGCAAAGGGCGACTTCCTCTCCAACATGAGCCACGAGATGCGCACCCCCATGAACGCCATAATCGGCATGACATCCATAGGCAAAAACGCCTCTGACATCGAAAAGAAGGATTACGCCTTTGGAAAGATAGAAGACGCCTCCACCCACCTTTTGGGGGTCATCAACGACATACTTGATATGTCCAAGATCGAAGCCAACAAACTCGAGCTGTCTCCGGTAACTTTCGAATTTGAGAAGATGCTCCAAAAAGTGGTGAACGTCATCAACTTCCGCATAGACCAGCGGCAGCAATCCTTCTATGTTACCATTGATAAAAAAATCCCCAATTCCCTGATCGGAGACGACCAGCGTCTGGCCCAGGTGATCACAAACCTGTTGAGCAATGCCGTAAAGTTCACCCCCGAGCAGGGAACCATACGGCTCAACGCCCATTATGCGGGAGAAGAAAACGGCTTCTGCATCGTGCAGATAGAAGTAACCGATTCCGGCATAGGCATAAGCCCGGAACAGCAGGAACGGCTTTTCACTTCATTTGAACAGGCGGAATCCAGCACTACCAGAAAATTCGGCGGCACAGGGCTGGGGCTTGCCATCTCCAAACGCATCGTGGAACTCATGGGGGGGCAAATCTGGATAGAATCCGAGCTTGGACAGGGTTCCACCTTTGCGTTCACCATCAAAATGCAGAAGGGCAGCATTGAAAAGAGGAATTTCCTCAACCCCGGTGTAAACTGGAGCAACGTGAAGATCCTTGCTGTGGACGATGAGCCCGAAATTTTGCAATACTTTGCCGACGTAGCGGAAAACTTCGGTGTCAAATGCGATCTCGCTTCGGGCAGTGAAGAAGCCCTCAAGCTTATCGACGAAAAGGGCTGCTACGATATCTATTTTATTGACTGGAAAATGCCCGGCATGAACGGCATGGAGCTTTCAAAAAAAATCAAGGAAACAAGCGGCGGCAAGTCGGTAGTGACCATGATTTCGGGCGTTGAATGGAGCACTATTGAAAGGGAAGCCAAAAGCGCGGGGGTGGACAAATTCATCGCCAAACCCCTCTTCCCCTCCGCTATCGCGGACCTCGTCAACGAATGTCTCGGCGTAGACAATGCCGTTCTCCCCAGTGACACGATTGAAGATCAGGACGGCTGTTTTGAAGGGTTTCAGCTGCTTTTAGCCGAAGATGTGGAGATAAACCGCGAAATAGTCCTGACTCTCCTTGAACCCACAAGCCTCTCGATAGACTGCGCCGAGAACGGCGCCATCGCAGTAGACTTGTTCAGAAAAAATCCTGATAAATACGACATGATCTTCATGGATGTTCAGATGCCCCAAATGGATGGCTACGAAGCTACCCGTACCATCAGGGCAATGGATTTTGAGAAGGCTCATGCTATTCCCATCGTCGCCATGACCGCCAATGTCTTTAGGGAAGATATTGAAAAATCCCTTGCGGCAGGCATGAACGACCATGTAGGCAAGCCTCTGGACTTCAACGAAGTATTGGCAAAACTGCGGAAATATCTGCCCAAAGACAGGGCCGGCAATTCCGCCTATATCAAATACGGCGAAACCGGAGACGAAAGCGAGGAATGGAAAAACGGCATTGCCTGGAGCCAGGATCTTGCTACAGGCAATGCCGAAATTGACTCACAGCACAAGCAGATATTCCGCCTTACGAGCAATTTGGCCGAAGCCTGCAAGAGCAGGCAGGATCCAAAGTTCCTGAAAGAAACTTTGGACTTCCTGGTTAATTATACGGCTAAACACTTTACTGATGAAGAAGCTCTTTCAAGCCGGTACAATTACCCTGGCTATAGGGATCACAAAAAGCTTCATGATGATTTCCGCACTACTGTTGCACAGCTCTGCGCGGAGTACGATACCAAAGGGGGTTCGCAGGAACTTTGGGATCGTGTTACAACTACCATAGTGCATTGGGTGATACAGCACATTAAACAGCAGGACTTTAAGCTTGCTGAGTACATTCGGGAAATAGATAGTCTACAGAAGAATAGTTAA
- a CDS encoding cadherin-like beta sandwich domain-containing protein produces MKFLKSPGLVAPVFIYGFLLIAFATAFLASCNNMAITDFVEQNTNVARAVMWDIRDSSKTMPDGAGSKRTAFKRTWNEKEQEDTLVFYIDPTLVGDNKIPIPNLLKPADIELDVALLNPQGYDLVIVPEFTVDNPLNTINGQRSVTAEQTGKQTALVKINHALIGERYRIKLHITMADGSRVFETFTSLPPIVFNTVLSSPLNLEIYAFNNNSGSIWYPYAQWEISQLSNAHPGISKLTLVFQEQQDNADWITAEYTYERDEASGNTKWVLTKIEGGTAGDMVSTLIDNSQPLESFLRLRGAFPMPIANAYLPDLAPPASGGWREETGKLLSKGKDINGKEISSAFSTYNFIVTLVDEYGLSAQASFDDGPLANETTILESLRLFDYTNNTDVELSAFKYTKGFVNYSLEVPYDVRTIRLSYEKNIDYPEQVVFYKSAIPGPPFDLDYGVTTNIVFEVSFGTDAPSIYNIAVSRLSPSRDSYLDSLYLIDEPLGPRYDTMPSFKFDDSDTTYMIYVPSTVEYINLKALLPNIPEGEEGYTAANPKVPSRLSVQFLKNDLVNFPEGEKKTDGDWEHIPIGYNENIFHINVRPEMGLVNTYNLMVVRAPSSNDTSADLTNLTVSGIILSPTFGAEPKRESYTADVPYGTNSVTVAAAVQTETPGAAVVNVNVKKIGIPDSLPITVSGALKNIYSAVLNLTAGESYPVTITVANGLARKDYHVLVNAMPSTPVISSAAPGVGQVRLNWTESTAASNYEVYYSSTANFAQAARVGGDLPASARAYTVTGLANHQTWYFWVRSKKGSILGAPSTVVNAMPRSDNKVLTNITVADADGNGYPLDKTFASGIVDYSLIVPWSAGAITITGAKGESNQALEFSGGTGGVQTGSRYNFTLEPGATAPVTVTVKADYVNIPGADAASYTTTYRVTVTRRPGTPAGFSALPEDGEAFLQWNSAPGASSYAVYYRKGVAGNPVQLILTGTEPHDETSPHIETVSEAAGEVTCTVKGLTNATTSDSSAYYFWVQAVKEDLAGAMSEAVSAVPRSKSVMLAGITPDGESLSPAFEAALQAYTVTILDPLKPSVDLNVAQLPGQESRQLISAVISGGTLSILSSNKYTVSLNPGSSAAVIFTVRSNEGSDVMEYKVTVNRKPATVTEFSAVKGNRRAVLTWNVSAGASGYDVFSGTADTAGSVLPVTGTGPRIESLTTSGSAVTCIVSGLTNTATYYFRVRAKAETFAGTIRGNMGLSSGEIKPLSNVYELTNLVPSAGSLSPAFNPDTLDYTVVVPSGTASVTIAAFRDAAEAASVTPSASQTITLVSGDAPGNNSSGKVSFMVTAQDGSNNRTYTVSVQTAGIGINFTMPPDWKGGEDITLVGSSLSWASDTPLTVSAADLLTGISGYTCQWFKDNVEISGANDPTLTISARKFSQTQHVLTLRIVISGTVYSKSVSFTVGP; encoded by the coding sequence GTGAAATTTCTAAAATCTCCAGGGCTGGTTGCTCCTGTTTTTATATATGGCTTCCTTCTCATCGCTTTCGCGACAGCTTTCCTTGCTTCCTGCAATAATATGGCCATAACTGATTTTGTGGAGCAGAACACGAACGTGGCCAGGGCGGTAATGTGGGATATAAGGGATTCGTCTAAAACTATGCCGGATGGCGCCGGCAGTAAGCGGACGGCCTTTAAACGTACCTGGAATGAAAAAGAACAGGAAGATACTCTGGTTTTTTACATTGACCCCACCCTTGTCGGTGACAATAAGATCCCGATTCCCAATCTTTTAAAGCCTGCCGATATTGAGCTTGATGTAGCCCTCCTTAATCCTCAAGGGTACGATCTTGTCATTGTTCCGGAATTTACAGTGGATAATCCCCTCAATACGATAAACGGCCAGCGGAGTGTTACGGCTGAACAGACCGGCAAACAAACAGCACTGGTAAAGATAAACCATGCGCTTATCGGCGAGCGTTACCGTATAAAGCTTCATATTACTATGGCCGACGGTTCCCGGGTTTTTGAAACCTTTACCAGCCTTCCGCCCATAGTCTTCAATACGGTACTGAGCAGCCCCCTGAACCTGGAGATATATGCGTTTAATAATAACTCGGGTTCGATATGGTATCCCTATGCCCAATGGGAAATCTCCCAGCTTTCGAATGCCCACCCCGGGATTAGCAAGCTGACCCTGGTTTTCCAGGAACAGCAGGATAACGCTGACTGGATCACTGCCGAATATACCTACGAACGGGATGAAGCTTCGGGTAATACCAAATGGGTTCTTACCAAGATAGAAGGCGGCACTGCCGGCGACATGGTCTCTACCCTGATAGACAATTCGCAGCCCCTGGAATCTTTTTTAAGACTCCGGGGAGCGTTCCCCATGCCGATTGCAAACGCCTACCTCCCCGATTTGGCGCCGCCCGCCAGTGGAGGCTGGAGAGAGGAAACAGGCAAACTTTTAAGCAAAGGCAAGGATATAAACGGCAAAGAAATTTCTTCGGCCTTCTCGACCTATAATTTCATTGTCACCCTGGTAGATGAATACGGCCTTTCAGCCCAGGCAAGCTTTGACGACGGCCCCCTGGCCAATGAAACTACCATACTCGAATCCTTAAGGCTCTTTGACTATACCAATAATACTGATGTTGAACTCTCTGCGTTTAAATACACCAAGGGCTTTGTCAATTATTCACTGGAAGTCCCCTACGATGTACGCACTATCAGGCTGAGTTATGAAAAAAACATTGATTACCCTGAACAGGTAGTATTTTATAAGTCCGCCATCCCGGGCCCTCCCTTTGATTTGGATTATGGAGTAACAACCAATATCGTTTTTGAAGTGAGCTTTGGCACTGATGCACCCTCAATTTACAATATAGCCGTTTCGCGCCTGAGTCCCAGCCGTGACTCTTACCTGGACAGCCTTTATTTGATTGATGAGCCTTTGGGACCGCGGTATGACACCATGCCATCCTTTAAATTCGACGATTCTGATACAACGTATATGATCTATGTGCCCTCTACGGTTGAATACATCAATCTGAAGGCACTATTGCCCAACATACCTGAAGGAGAAGAGGGGTATACTGCCGCCAATCCAAAGGTGCCTTCAAGGCTGAGCGTTCAGTTCCTAAAAAACGATCTGGTGAATTTCCCCGAAGGCGAGAAGAAGACAGACGGTGATTGGGAGCACATACCGATTGGTTATAACGAAAATATTTTCCATATAAATGTCAGGCCCGAGATGGGGCTTGTGAATACCTATAACCTTATGGTGGTACGTGCGCCTTCCTCTAATGATACATCCGCAGATCTTACAAACCTTACCGTTTCGGGTATAATCCTAAGTCCGACTTTTGGCGCCGAGCCCAAACGTGAAAGTTATACTGCTGATGTTCCTTATGGGACAAACAGCGTTACTGTTGCTGCTGCGGTGCAGACAGAGACCCCCGGAGCTGCAGTGGTCAATGTTAATGTAAAGAAAATAGGTATCCCGGACAGTCTGCCCATTACGGTTTCAGGGGCGCTGAAAAATATATATTCAGCCGTTTTGAACCTTACTGCCGGCGAGTCCTACCCGGTGACCATTACCGTTGCCAATGGACTTGCCCGCAAGGATTACCATGTACTGGTGAACGCTATGCCCTCGACACCTGTCATCAGTTCTGCTGCGCCTGGTGTGGGCCAGGTAAGGCTGAACTGGACCGAGTCGACGGCGGCAAGCAATTACGAAGTGTATTACAGCAGCACTGCCAATTTTGCCCAGGCCGCCAGGGTTGGCGGGGATCTTCCTGCATCTGCCAGGGCTTACACCGTAACAGGTCTTGCAAATCATCAAACCTGGTATTTCTGGGTTCGGAGTAAAAAGGGTTCCATACTTGGGGCCCCGTCTACTGTTGTGAACGCCATGCCCAGAAGCGATAATAAAGTGCTCACAAATATAACAGTTGCGGATGCCGACGGGAACGGCTATCCCCTGGATAAGACCTTTGCTTCGGGTATCGTCGATTATTCCCTCATAGTTCCTTGGTCTGCCGGTGCCATTACTATCACCGGCGCAAAGGGCGAGAGCAATCAGGCCCTTGAATTCTCGGGCGGTACCGGCGGAGTACAAACCGGTAGCCGTTATAATTTTACCCTTGAACCGGGAGCAACGGCGCCTGTTACTGTCACGGTTAAAGCTGATTATGTAAATATTCCCGGCGCTGATGCAGCGTCCTATACTACGACCTATAGGGTCACGGTGACCCGCAGGCCTGGTACTCCTGCCGGATTCTCGGCCCTTCCCGAAGATGGTGAAGCCTTCCTGCAGTGGAACAGCGCGCCCGGGGCCTCTTCTTATGCGGTGTATTACCGGAAAGGGGTGGCCGGCAATCCTGTTCAGCTTATCCTGACCGGAACCGAACCTCATGATGAAACCAGTCCCCATATCGAAACTGTTTCCGAAGCAGCCGGTGAAGTCACCTGTACGGTAAAGGGTTTAACCAACGCCACAACCAGTGATTCATCGGCTTATTACTTCTGGGTACAGGCAGTCAAGGAAGATCTTGCCGGCGCCATGAGCGAAGCAGTAAGCGCTGTCCCCCGGAGCAAAAGTGTGATGCTTGCAGGGATTACCCCTGACGGAGAGTCCCTTAGTCCGGCTTTCGAGGCCGCCCTTCAGGCTTATACGGTGACTATTTTAGATCCGCTTAAACCAAGCGTTGACCTTAATGTGGCGCAGCTCCCCGGACAGGAATCAAGGCAGCTCATCAGCGCCGTTATAAGCGGCGGTACTTTGAGTATCCTCTCATCCAACAAGTATACTGTTTCTCTGAACCCCGGAAGTTCCGCTGCTGTAATCTTTACAGTGCGTTCCAACGAGGGCAGCGATGTCATGGAATACAAGGTGACGGTAAACCGTAAGCCCGCTACAGTGACAGAATTTTCTGCGGTGAAGGGAAACCGTCGGGCGGTATTAACATGGAATGTTTCTGCCGGGGCCTCGGGTTATGATGTTTTCAGCGGAACTGCAGACACGGCGGGAAGCGTGCTCCCCGTTACAGGCACGGGGCCGCGCATAGAGTCCCTTACCACATCAGGCAGCGCAGTTACCTGCATTGTGTCAGGGCTTACCAACACGGCCACTTATTATTTCAGGGTCCGCGCGAAGGCCGAAACCTTTGCGGGGACTATCCGGGGAAACATGGGGCTCAGTTCCGGCGAGATCAAACCCTTAAGCAATGTGTATGAATTGACTAATCTGGTCCCTTCTGCCGGTTCCCTGTCTCCGGCTTTTAATCCTGATACGCTTGATTACACTGTAGTTGTTCCTTCGGGTACTGCCTCGGTGACTATTGCTGCGTTCAGGGACGCAGCTGAAGCCGCATCTGTTACGCCTTCAGCGTCCCAAACAATTACCCTTGTGTCCGGTGATGCACCGGGAAATAACAGCAGCGGCAAGGTTTCGTTCATGGTTACTGCTCAGGATGGAAGCAATAATCGAACCTATACTGTATCCGTACAGACTGCGGGTATCGGTATCAACTTTACCATGCCTCCTGATTGGAAGGGAGGGGAAGATATTACCCTTGTCGGATCCTCTCTCTCCTGGGCTTCTGATACTCCGCTGACAGTCTCAGCTGCGGATTTGTTGACAGGGATAAGCGGATATACCTGCCAATGGTTCAAAGACAATGTCGAAATTTCCGGGGCAAACGACCCAACCCTCACGATCAGCGCCAGGAAATTCAGTCAGACTCAGCATGTGCTTACCCTCAGAATAGTAATATCCGGAACGGTTTATTCTAAATCTGTTAGCTTCACGGTAGGGCCCTAA